One Cucumis sativus cultivar 9930 chromosome 1, Cucumber_9930_V3, whole genome shotgun sequence DNA segment encodes these proteins:
- the LOC101204358 gene encoding uncharacterized protein LOC101204358, with product MITPIGVAFAVGFLGWVYQSLKPSPPKICGSENGPPVTSPRVMLNDGRHLAYRIFGVSNEEAEYKIIMCHGFNSSKDMYLPASQEFMDELKICIVLYDRAGYGESDPYPSRSVKSEAFDIQELADKLHLGTKFYVIGCSIGASGIWSCLKYIPQRLLGASLVVPFANFWWPSVPSALSRQAFRKLPQSYQRTFQIAHYTPWLYHWWITQKWFPTLGADGMFSDSDLEILKRLSGGLNHNPEKVAQQGEHESLNRDILAVLGRKWEFDPIIDVNNPFPDNNGSVHIWQGCEDRVVALEFNRFIAEKLPWIQYHEVPDGGHLIIHDVEKCEAIIRALLAR from the exons ATGATTACACCAATAGGAGTAGCATTTGCAGTGGGTTTTCTTGGATGGGTTTATCAATCACTGAAACCTTCACCTCCAAAGATATGTGGATCAGAAAATGGCCCTCCAGTGACTTCACCTAGAGTAATGCTCAATGATGGAAGGCATTTGGCCTACAGAATATTTGGAGTTTCAAATGAAGAGGCTGAATACAAAATCATTATGTGCCATGGCTTCAATAGCTCCAAAGATATGTACTTACCTGCCTCTCAA gaATTTATGGATGAACTCAAGATATGTATAGTATTATATGACAGAGCTGGCTATGGAGAGAGTGACCCGTATCCATCACGTTCGGTGAAGTCTGAAGCATTTGATATTCAAGAATTAGCAGACAAATTGCACCTTGGCAcaaaattttatgtaattGGATGTTCAATTGGAGCATCGGGTATTTGGAGCTGTCTGAAATACATTCCACAAAG ACTTTTAGGAGCGTCCCTAGTGGTTCCCTTTGCGAATTTCTGGTGGCCTTCAGTTCCTTCAGCTTTATCACGACAGGCTTTTAGGAAGCTTCCTCAATCTTACCAACGGACGTTTCAGATTGCACATTACACACCTTGGTTATACCACTGGTGGATTACACAAAAATGGTTCCCAACATTGGGAGCTGATGGCATGTTCAGTGATTCAGATCTAGAGATATTAAAGAGACTGTCCGGAGGCTTAAATCATAACCCG GAAAAAGTGGCGCAACAAGGTGAACATGAATCACTGAACCGAGACATACTGGCTGTTTTGGGAAGAAAATGGGAGTTTGATCCCATCATCGACGTGAACAATCCATTCCCTGATAACAATGGCTCTGTTCATATTTGGCAAGGTTGCGAAGACCGTGTTGTTGCTCTTGAGTTTAATCGTTTTATAGCAGAGAAACTTCCATGGATTCAGTATCATGAAGTTCCTGATGGTGGACATCTAATAATTCATGATGTTGAAAAATGCGAAGCTATAATAAGGGCACTTTTGGCCAGATGA